The nucleotide window GGTGTAGGCGGCCGCGGCGGTGTTGGTTTTGTCAGGCAACCGATGAAGTGCACGACGTTGAAATTATGAGggttgagagaatggcgattgaAAAGGACCAAGGGATAGCGAGGAAGAGGATGGGCGGTGTGTGGGTCCATGCGAGGACGCGCGCCCGTGACAAGCTTTGCGAGGGGATCGATCAGGCTTGATCCCATCCAACGGAGCGCATTTGACCGGCGGAGAATGTGGCCGGTTGACCAGCCCGCAATGTTTCCCATGTGAAGTATACtggtttctcaaaaaaaaaatgTAAGTATACTGTGATTAACGTTACCTTCTGAAGTGGAAATATTGCACCAGTGGCTGCTAATTTATCTCAACAAGAAACATGTTGTCAAAGAAAATACGTACAccggattttttttatttttacaaTTATTAAATCTGCTTTCAGATTGCAGGAAGAAAGGAGAAAGGACTGCTCAGCTCTCTTCCTTTTTTTCAGTTCGCCTAACACCAATTTAAATCAAATACCTCAATATAAACACTTTGAGTAATCACGAAACATGACTATAAGTAGCTTCATCGTTCGAGCAAGAGAGAATAGAAAATTTCACCAAATATAATACGGAGTAACAATTTCCATTACAGATAAATTACATATTGTTTCCTCTTGTGAGAACATGGTAAAAGGCTTAGATTACTAAGGCCAAACTATCTTATAAATATTCTCCTGTAGAATGAGAAGCTTGGAGCAGATTTTTTTAGCTAGATTACATCACAAGAGGTTGTGATTTTTATGGCCATGTTGGATCATCTCAGACTTCCAGCAAATGAGCTTTCTCGTTCACAATTGTGCCAGATCCTTCCCACAGCTCCCACAGATCATTCCTCAACCATGACAGGTACACAATGGGCCCGAGTGTCGAGGGCACCTGAAATCAGAAGTTCCGTCACAAAGAAGATCATGCATACCATACATGCCATTGTGGCATTGCTCAAGCTGACTACAAGTACTTCGCTGCTTAAGAATAGGCGCAACCAAGTCTGGCAAGCATAGCTCGGTAGGGCAAAGAAAATGAAAGTAATGTCTGAAAACCTGAGACTATCAGCAGGCAAAACATACCAGGTAGAGTAGAGCAGGCTGGGGAGACTGAGACAAGATCCCAGCTGCCAATGCAGTTACCAAGCCAACACCATAACCTGTTAGCGCAAACCATACATATTTTCGCCGCTTTGAGGAGGGAGATAAGTCTGATGGAACAGCCACATCTTTGCTCTTGCGATGATCGAAAGAGAGTACAAGAGCTAGAAGCATCCCTGGGATGGCCTGCAGTTTTCACAGTAACAAAGCATAGAAGTGAGTTGAGCATATGCAGCTTCACGTGAAGACGAATATGCAAATTAATCAATAAAGATCAGTGTAGATGACTATAATACACCTTTTTAGACTTAACCATATGATAATATGCAACCTACAATAATGTAATACATTAACCGTATGATGACAATAATGTGCTTCAAGACCTTTTTAGGCTGCAAAAGTTCTTAGATCGGAACTAATTTTCCTGATCACATAACATCAGAGGGAATGAAATGCGCCATTAGTCCTTTAACTCAAACTGTGCACGCCTTAGGCCAACAACTCAGGAATTGACCGATTTAGGTCATAAACTTGCTAAATTGATCAAATAAGGCCAAAACCGATTCGGGAGGAAAAAAAACTGACCACGTAGCTGCCACGCCAGCCTACCTTTGACCACTTGCAAATTGACTATTATTTACAGGTGTATTTTTGCAACAGCGCTGACTTCCTTGTTCGATTGCATTTAAATTTTTTTTAAAGGCCACACAAGTCTGAGTTCAACAGGGCTCGAACCTGAGGCCCCAGGGTAGAACCAATGCTCAATCACCACAACGATGCTAAGAGATTTGTGTATAGATTAGCTTACATGGTGCATATATTAATGTGGCATTCTTCAGGAACGGCTGGTGAGAATGCTCCGCTCCCACCCCCGCCTAGCTCCTTCCCTCCTCTAGCCCCGCTGTCGCCGATTCCCCGCCGGCGGCCCTCCACCCCACCGCGAGCCCCTTCCAGCTCCCCTCCCCGCGGCACCCGCCATGGCTTCCTCCGGCGCTGACCCTGCTGGGCGCCGAGCGACCCTCTCCGACTGCGACCGCGTGTCCTCTGGGGGCAGCGGGTTCGAGTCGGAGAGCGAGTCCTCGCCGCGTTCCTACAGCGACGTCGCCTGGACCCCGCCAGCTTCTGCACCGGTGCCTACGGCGCTGCCCGCCCCGGCGCCCCCTCGACAGCCTGCCGCAACCCGCCTCGGCCCCCGCTCCGAGGTGCATCGCATCTCCGGCGGGGTTCAGGTTGATGCCGACGGGTTCAAGCAGCCGCGGCACAGGCACCGCGGCAACCGCCCGCGCTCCTTGGCCGGGCCAAGCCCTCCGCCGCTGCGACGGCGCAGCCCGTCGCCGGAGGAGGTCGCGGGGCTCTGCTTCCGCTGCCTCGACCATCGCCACCGGGTCAGAGACTGCACCAACGACATCCGCTATCGCCGATGCCTCGAATCTGGCCACGACTCTCGCTCCTGCGAGAACAGGCGCCGCGACGCCACCGGACGTGCCCGCGCCACCAACGTCGGCCCCTCTGCCGTGGATGCGGCCACGCGCCAGACCGCCCCCCCGCCGCCACCCCCGCCGCGCCGGGCCGCGCCTACGCCGCCAACCCTGCCGCTGGTGACCGCCCTGGTcacggcgccccccccccccgcgcgccgGAGCCCGAGCCCGTGCGGGTGATCATGGCCCACTCCGTCGAGATGGAGGAGGCGGAGGACGTCCTTAGCCGCGCCATGGTCGCCTCCATCACCGGCAACCGACCACGTGTGTCCGACGCTGAGGTCTCCGATGTGCTCATCAACACGTTTGAGCTGGTCGACGGCGACTTCACCGTGCATGAGCACCACCCCGAGGACTTCTTAATCCTCTTCAGCTCCCATACCACCAAGCGCCGCCTCGACGGAGAGCACTTCATCAACTCGCCGCGATTCTCGCTctccctcaggccatggagcaaACTATCTCACGCCGGCTCCGGCGACTTCGAGTACCGCGTCGAGCTGGAGCTCCGCGGCGTTCCGGCGCAGGCTTGGCACCTGTCCACCGCCGAGCACGTCCTGGGCACGAGCTGCTGGATAGAGCGCCTTCACCCCAAGACGCGCTCCAGGGCCAACCTTGCGACGTTCAAGCTGGCCGCGCGCACACACCACCCCGACAGCATCCACCGCGCCGCCGTTCTGGAGATCGTCGAGCAGATCCCCGCGCGCCTGAGCTCCGACAAGCCCACCATCAGGACCCTCACTTACCCCATTGCCATTGCTGTGGCCCGCGTTGAGCCAGCTAGTGCTCCAGTCCTCCGCGGCCAGCATGGAACGGGACAGGGTGGGGATGGTGCGCACGGCGGTGCCCACGACAACCGCAACCGCGCACCAGGACCCGGCCAAGGTAGAGCGCGCCACCGGGGCCGCAAGCGCCGGCGTACGGACGCCGCGCCGCCCGGCCGCGTTGATGGCATGGCGATGGACGACGCGCTGTGGCGGACACAAAACCGGCCCGGACGTGTGGACGGACTCGCCGTGTCGCATGCTTGGCCTGCTCCCGCCGGCGAGGGCGCGCCGCCGTCCGTACTGGGACAGGATCTTCGCATGGTATCGTGGCCTGGTCAGCAGGGGACCCACCCCCCTCGTCAACGTGCCAGAAAAGGAAGAGGCAGAGGATCACAAAGGGGCGCTTTGCAGGCGGGCCCCGTGGATAAGACTGTCGGGGACGCAGTTGTCCCCGTGACCACGACGACCACGCCTGTTGGTAGCACTGCTTTGGCTACTGCGGCCCCGGTTGCGGGCGTGGTGGCGGGCCAGGCACCAGCTGGCGACCCCCCGTTGGTTGCAAACTCACCAGAACCAGCCCCGGGATTCGAATCCGGCTGGGAACGGCGTGCCCGAGGACGATCGCGTGGGGGCCACGTCTGGCTCGCCTGATCCCATGCATTGTCAGGATCTGGACGCTGTCAGCGCGGTTCCTGATACGCCGCCAACGCCTGTGGGCCATCCTGCGGCTCGGTCGGGCCAAAGCACCAACCCCTCCACGCCAGCGTCTGGGGAGATGGGCCCTGGTGACGGCGACTGCCTGCACATCGGGCCCCACGCAGAGGCATGCGCGCTGTCCCCGACAGCCTCGCAACCGCCCAATCCCGTGCCAACGACGCCCGCGTCACGGCTGGCCACGCCCCAAGCCCGGCCCACCACGCAGGAGGCCGTCGTGGGTCTCGTTGCCCCCATGCCGACAGAAGCCCAACATGGCTCCCCACGTCCGACGCCGGGGAGGTTCGCGTCGCCGCCAATCACGCTGCGTCGATCTCGCGCACGCCCCTGCATGCCGAAGACTTGGACTTTAGGCGAGTTTCTCGCAGCCGCAACGAAGCACATTACCGCAGCTTTGCCAACCCCGGGGAAAAAACCGCGCCGCCCGCTGAACTTCTCGCCCAGACGTGGCCGATCGGCCACCATCGCCGTCTCGCCAGCTGCACCACCCACTGCTGAGCGCCGTGCACAAGTTCAGATCCTCCGCACGCTAGGGATTGTCGGGACCAACCAGAGGATCACCGTTGCCGAGATGAAGGCGTATGACGACATGTTCGCGGCACCAATCCCGCTCTCGGTGCTCACGGCCATCGCTGCCCTTGTAGACCGAGAACTACCCGCGGACTTCTCTACCGCGGCTGCTGCGACGGCCACCGTTCGGTTGGCCGGCTCGCCATAGGGCTATTGCGATGTCCACCCCCGTCAATCATGTGCACCCATGGATCACGATATCAAGATAGCTATATGGAATGTGCGCGGCCTTAACGCGCGTGCCCGGCGCTATGCCGTTAGATCGCGGCTTAACACCATCGGAGCCTCCATTGTATGCCTACAAGAAACTAAAGTGGCTTTGATGTGCTCGTCCGTTGTCCTCAATACCCTCGGTTCGGAGTTTGACGACTACACGTACCTCCCGGCGAATGGCACGAGGGGAGGTATCCTGCTCGCGTGGAAGAGTATGGTCGTGTCAATCACTGACCCCCTGTTCACCGCGAACGCCGTCACGGCAAGAGTGGCCGCGGCTAATGGCACGCCATGGTGGATGTCCGTCGTTTACGGCCCCCAAGAGGACGCGGAAAAGATCGCCTTCCTGCAGGAGATACGCGATATACGCACGGACTGCCCCGGGCCATGGATGCTTTGCGGTGACTTCAACTTGATCCTACACGACGAAGACAAAAATAACGGCAACCTGAACCGCCGCATGATGGGAAAATTCCGCCGCCTCATCAACGACCTCGCGCTCAAGGAGGTATATCTCAATGGAAGAAGATTCACGTGGTCCAATGAGCAAACTCCGCCCACCCTGGTGCACCTGGACCGCGTGTTTTGCACCGCGGACTGGGAGGACGCGCATGGCGGCTGCCACTTGAGATGCCTCGCCTCCGTCGTGTCCGACCAGTGCCCGCTCCTCCTTGATTGCGCACCCATGCATGCAGCACATCGGAGGTTCCATTTTGAGGATTTCTGGTTGCGGCTTGACGGATTCCACGACACGGTTGCGGCGGCTTGGGGATCGGTGCACGACCCGGACCCTTTCCGGCGTCTCATGCTGCGCCTCCAGAGCACGGCCCGCTCACTGACGAGTTGGAGCGCAAGTCCAAAGGTTGCATTCGTGACAAGATGGCCTTTTCCCGCGAGCTCATATCGCGCTTTGATAAGGCCCAGGAAGACCGCGCGCTCTCCCCCCCGGAAGATTGGCTGCGAAAACAGCTCAAGATCTCATACTTGGGTTGGCTTCTCTCGAGCGCACGATTGCGAGGCAACGGGCGCGGATCACCATGCTCAAAGACGGCGATGCTAACACAGCCTTCTTCCACCGGCAATGTTCATTCCGCCGACAGAAGAATCACATATTCCGCCTTGTGGTCGACGGACAAGTGATCACCGATCAGGAGGGAATGGCCCAAGCGGCCTTCACGTACTTTGATGAGCTCCTTGGCTCCTCCGTCGCCCGCAACCACACGCTGGATCTATCGCAGATCATCGAGCCCCATGACCTGACTGACCTCGAGGCACCATTCAGCCCGGAGGAGATTTGGGACGCCGTCAAGCGCCTCCCGGCTCGCAAGGCGCCGGGGCCGGACGGATTTACCGCGGAATTCTTGCGGGCCTACTGGAGCATCATCAAGCAAGACTTTTTCGACGTCTTCCAGCAGCTCTTTGAGCTGCGCGGTCGTGGATTCAGCAAGCTCAACCAGGCCCTCTTAACATTACTCCCAAAGCGGGCAGATGCGTGCCAACTACGCGACTATCGGCCAATATGCCTCATTCACCTTGTGGCGAAGATCTTCGCGAAGGTGCTATCGCTCCGCCTAGCGCCCAGACTGGGAAACATGGTCAGCCGCAACCAGAACGCTTTCATCCCGGGACGGAGCCTGCACGACAACTTTGTCCTCGTCCGGCAATCGATGAAGCTGCTGCACCAACTTGGGGCTCCGAGAGCGATGCTCAAGCTCGACCTAACGCGCGCCTTCGACTCCCTATCATGGCCCTTCCTTTTTGAGGCTCTTGGCCAATACGGATTCGGACCGCGCTTCAGGGAGTGGCTCGCGATCTTGCTATCGTCTTCGAGCACCCGGATCATGATCAATGGTGAGCCGGGACCGCCAGTGTGGCATCGCTGCGGGCTGCGCCAGGGAGACCCCGTTTCTCTGCAGCTCTTCGTGCTCGCCGTGGACATCCTTGGACGTCTAATCAGCCGCGCCCATGACGCCGGCATACTGCAGCGGCTGCACCCCCGACGAGACATTCCGGCCATATCCTTGTACGCCGACGACGTGATGCTATTCTGCCACGCCACGCAAGACGACGTGGAGGCCGTCCGCGCGATCCTGGCCACATTCAGTGAAGCTAGCGGCCTCTAAGTCAACTATGCCAAAAGCTCCGCCACCGTTTTCAATGGCGACCCTGAGGCGGATGCGGCAATTGATCAGGTGGGATGCGCGAAAGCGGAGCTACCCATTACTTATCTTGGCATCCCTCTCACGCTACGCCGCCCCTCAGCTGCCCAACTACAACCCCTCGTCGACCCGGTGGCCGCTCGGCTCCCCACATGGAAGGCATGGCTCATGAACAAAACCGGGCGGCTGGCTTTGGTCAAATCGGTGCTCGCCGCGATCCCGATACATCAGCTGCTCGCGTTCGCGCCGCCCAAGAAGACCTTGAGACAGCTCGAAAAGATCCAGCGCGGCTTCTTGTGGGCTGGGCGCGCTGCTGCTAATGGCGAACACTGCCACGTCAACTGGCGACGTGTGTGCCGCCCGCTCGAGTATGGCGGGCTCGGGGTCCAGGACCTGGAGCGTGCCGGCCTAGCGCTGCGCCTGCGCTGGATGTGGTTCTCCCACACCTGCACTGGATGTGGTTCTCCCACACGGACGACGACCGCGCATGGCGAGGCCTCGACCTCCAGTTTTCCCGCGAGGAGCGCGCATTGTTCTTCGCATCGACGACCATGGAGCTTGGCGATGGACAGACGGCATTGTTCTGGGATGACCGATGGCTCAACGGCCAGTCCGTGCGGGAGCTCGCGCCGGCACTCTACCAATGCATTCCCAACCGGCAACGCAAGTTGACAACGGTGGCCGCAGGCCTAGCGGGCAATGCTTGGGCTCGTGACATTCAAGGAGTGATAGGGATCCACGAGATTGGCCAATATCTCAGACTGTGGCAAGCCGTGCAGCAGATCAGCCTATCAAACCGGCCCGACCGAATGCTCTGGAGATGGACGGCTAGCGGCAACTACACGACACGGTCATGCTACGCCGCAACCTTCCATGGATCCATGAAATGCCCCTCCTAGAAGCTTACCTGGAAGAGCTGGGCACCGTGCCGTGTACATTTCTTTCACTGGTTGGCTAGCCAGGACCGGTGCTGGACGGCGGAGAGACTAGCCCGTCGCGGCCTACAGCACCATCCACGATGCCTCCTCTGTGATCAGGCCCCAGAGTCAATGTGGCACCTGCTCCTGGAATGCCCGTTTACGCGGCAGATCTGGCACGACGTGCTGGCTTGGGCAAGGATACCTTCTCAACCGCCAAGCAATGAGCCCACCCTCACGGACTGGTGGCAACGAATGAAAGGGCAGACCCCACATGCGCTACGGAAAGGCCTGCAATCTATCGCATGCTCGTCCCTTGGATGATTTGGAAACAACGCAACGAGTGCGTCTTCGACAATGCGCGCCCCTCGGTTACCGCACTGGTAGATAGGATTAAGGCCGAAGCCAAATGTTGTGCACAAGCTGGCGCTTTGGGTCTCAGGGTAGTCCTCCCCACCAACTGGGATGTCCACTGATAGGTTGCCAATCCATGTAACCACCACCTCCTAGGAGGATTGTATCTTCTCATCTTTTCAATGAAATGAAACACAAAGAGTCCTTTGCGTTTTCTCAAAAAAAATATTAATGTGGCACACTGGTTTTTAgatttatttattatttattattttttTGCAAGGGGGCGACCGAATCCAATCAGGCGATCTATTTCCTTCTGTTGCGATCGTTGCTTTCTCTTTCGATGGATGTTTCCTTCTGTTGTAGATCCTATTGTTCCAGTCAGGCTGACATTAAGTAAGCATGATCGGCTGCTGTGGCAGCAGAATCGGCTGCCATGGCAGCAGAATCCATTGATCGTATGTATATCATGTAACCCTCTACATACACAAAATACTTGGCATCCTAGTGGTCAGCATGTGTCCCCCCTTACCCTTAGGGCACGGGTATGAGTTTTAGTGAACACACCATGGGCTTTATATAATTTTTCAAACACACTTTCGAAACAATCAACTGTATccttgtgtcctgatatatcttGTCCGCTGCATCTTTGTGCACAAAGCTCTTAATGTTCTAGTGGTTCAAGTCCCATGAAACACgcggcattttattttattttccctATATCGGATTAGGTTGGCgcttttgcaaaaaaaaaactgTAAAAATGAGTCAATTTGTGAGCGGTCTAAAGTAGGCTGACATGGCGGGCACATGGCTGGTTTTTCCCCTCCCGGATCACTTTTGGCCTTATTTGATCAAATCATCAAATTAACGAGTTTATGGTCTAAATTGATCAATTCCGAGTTGATGGCCTAAAGCATGAATCAGTTTGAGTTAATGAACTAATGACACATTTCACTCCATCATGTGCTCAACAAAACTTTCGACAAAACTGATCAAGGAGTGCGTGTGTTTAGCTTGCTTCCTTAATAAATTATGACCTAGGAGAAGCCAAAAATGTATAGAACGTAACTCAATTCACACTGAAAATATTCGTAGTCCTATAAGGCTCCTATTATTATGTTCAGGAATGATTCACCATCAAATTCCTACATCTTCAGTTCCATGTAGCCAAAACGATATGCACATAATCAACAGCCCACATTTAATTTGGCAAGTCACTTATTGTAGAAAACAAAACCAAGTTAGTGAATTAAGACAGGAAGAAAGAGTAACCAAAAACAAGTTTGAAACCTTTGAATACAATGGCTATGAGTACTATTTTAAGGCAGGATTAAAGAATGAACACGAAATCATATTTGGATCGGTGGCACTAAAAGGATCAAAACACCAAGTTTGCCTGGACGGAAAAATTGTAACATAAGTAACTTACCATGTCTCCAAGGCCAAGCATCATGTAGTCACCAGGAGTGCTTCCTGGAAAAATCCCGCCCAACAAATTCCTAGGGAAGACAAGCTTCACCGGAAGCTCTATCTTCTTCGTAATCAACCGCAACCCAGGCAGGCTAAGCTTGTTTGCTACTGTGTGAACTGGGTTAGATGCCTTCTGAGTGGCAACAGAAACCATAACATTTGCTCCGAAAAACCTCTCGGAGAAGAAGACCCAGAAAACATCATAGACAAACAGACAGACAAGAAGCAACGAACAAATCTTTATGTTGGGAAGCCTCACATGACTGACAAATGCTATGCATATGGAAATCCCAAGTACGTTATTTAGCAACCAATGCCCTGTTACCAGCCACACTGCCACCGTGCTTATGCAGAAAGTCAATAGCAATCCTTGCAACCGGGTAAATGACTTGGAACAGCACCTCGACACGAAAGGATCCATTAGATTGAGCTGCGACTTGGCGTAGGCGATAGACGGAGACAGACAGAAGAAGAGCGCCATCACAGAGGCTCCGGCGGTAAACGCGGTGACGAGGTGCGATACAGATGAAAACAGATAGAACATCAGCAGTAGGCTGCATGAGCTTGCAAGGGGGATCATGAGAGCCTGCGACCGATCAAGTGTGATGGATGCCTCCGAGAAGTCCAAGTTCCTCTCCATCTCCTTGCCATGGTCCAGAGCACGCCATGCTGATGCGTAGGCAACTGAAACAGCCGTCACGATGAGGGCAAGTGACGCCGGCTCAAGCAAATAGGACAGCTTCCACAAGGACTCCATTCTATGAAATATTAACAGTAGCCCACCTTTATTTTATACTCTGGTCTTTGACCTGCTATGCCCAAAGAGTAGACAGTAGTGAATATCAAGTGGGATGCCAAAAGCCCAAAACATGGCACACAGAGCACAAGTCGTTCTTTCCATTTTTATTCTTTTCATACAAATTTGTTAGCAGTTGTGCAGTTTCTCTCAGATTTTCAATTAGTACTACACAAATTGAACAAAACTTTGACAGAGCCAGGGTAGGACTTAAAAGATCAATTTTGGGGTGAAAAATTAAACTCTAATTAGGAGTAACTTTTGGATAATCCTATCAATCAGGGGCGGATCTGGATGGTGTGCCAGCTGCAGAAATTGTCGAGGGCGACGGGCTTAACTAATAACGGGATGAAAAAACAAGCTCGTACCTTAAAACCCACTGGGCAAATATTGCGGAGGGCCACGATGTTGCGACGAGGAAGAACGCGGACGGCGATGGCAGAGATTTACAGCCGCGTTGGTAGTTCAGGACTCAGGAGGAAAAGGAAAGAAAGATTGGATCGAACCCCCTCCTTGCCCACG belongs to Triticum urartu cultivar G1812 chromosome 7, Tu2.1, whole genome shotgun sequence and includes:
- the LOC125524776 gene encoding signal peptide peptidase-like 1 translates to MESLWKLSYLLEPASLALIVTAVSVAYASAWRALDHGKEMERNLDFSEASITLDRSQALMIPLASSCSLLLMFYLFSSVSHLVTAFTAGASVMALFFCLSPSIAYAKSQLNLMDPFVSRCCSKSFTRLQGLLLTFCISTVAVWLVTGHWLLNNVLGISICIAFVSHVRLPNIKICSLLLVCLFVYDVFWVFFSERFFGANVMVSVATQKASNPVHTVANKLSLPGLRLITKKIELPVKLVFPRNLLGGIFPGSTPGDYMMLGLGDMAIPGMLLALVLSFDHRKSKDVAVPSDLSPSSKRRKYVWFALTGYGVGLVTALAAGILSQSPQPALLYLVPSTLGPIVYLSWLRNDLWELWEGSGTIVNEKAHLLEV